A region of Sulfurimonas sp. DNA encodes the following proteins:
- the hisC gene encoding histidinol-phosphate transaminase, which translates to MKFNEQIKDIKTYEAGKPIELVVREFGIEPKDIVKLASNENPNGCSLKVQKAVVDIVAKMALYPDDSMMNLKSGLSKRFQVEDENIIIGSGSDQIIEFLIHAKANSNSKILMNSITFAMYEIYAKHVGAEILRTTGVEHDLDKFYKIYKEEKPSIIFLCTPNNPTGDAIDAKALFDFIKKIDDDTLVVVDGAYMEYALVKDASKYVKPKDLLKEFSNTIYLGTFSKAYGLGGMRVGYGVGDAKIIKELYKLRPPFNITTLSLEAATIALEDEEFVENSIVDNFKEMKRYEEFAKEQKIDIIESYTNFVTLCLNSNQKSSQIATALLQRGMIVRDLSGYGMNAIRVTVGTTEQNSKFFALTSEIL; encoded by the coding sequence ATGAAATTTAATGAACAAATAAAAGATATAAAAACATATGAAGCTGGGAAACCTATAGAGTTGGTTGTAAGAGAATTTGGTATAGAACCAAAAGATATTGTTAAATTAGCAAGTAATGAAAATCCTAATGGATGTTCTTTGAAAGTTCAAAAAGCAGTTGTTGACATAGTTGCAAAAATGGCACTATATCCTGATGACTCTATGATGAATTTAAAAAGTGGACTTAGTAAAAGGTTTCAAGTAGAAGATGAAAATATCATTATTGGTTCTGGTAGTGATCAAATTATAGAGTTTTTAATTCATGCAAAAGCAAATTCAAATTCTAAAATCTTGATGAACTCTATAACATTTGCAATGTATGAAATTTATGCAAAACATGTTGGAGCAGAAATTTTACGAACAACTGGTGTTGAACATGATTTAGACAAATTCTACAAGATTTACAAAGAAGAAAAACCATCTATTATATTTTTATGTACACCAAATAATCCAACTGGAGATGCCATAGATGCTAAAGCCTTGTTTGACTTTATTAAAAAAATAGATGACGATACTTTGGTTGTTGTTGATGGGGCTTACATGGAATATGCATTGGTTAAAGATGCATCTAAATATGTAAAGCCAAAAGATTTACTTAAAGAGTTTAGTAATACTATCTACTTAGGTACTTTCTCAAAAGCTTATGGTTTAGGTGGTATGAGAGTTGGTTATGGAGTTGGAGATGCTAAAATTATTAAAGAACTTTATAAGTTAAGACCACCATTTAATATAACAACTCTATCTCTTGAGGCTGCTACTATTGCTTTAGAAGATGAAGAGTTTGTTGAAAATAGTATAGTTGATAACTTTAAAGAGATGAAACGCTATGAAGAGTTTGCAAAAGAGCAAAAAATAGATATAATTGAGAGTTATACAAATTTTGTTACATTATGTCTAAATTCAAACCAAAAATCTTCACAGATTGCAACTGCACTTTTGCAACGAGGGATGATAGTAAGAGATTTAAGTGGTTATGGAATGAACGCAATTAGGGTAACAGTTGGAACAACTGAGCAAAATAGTAAGTTTTTTGCTTTAACTTCTGAAATTTTGTAA
- the fliF gene encoding flagellar basal-body MS-ring/collar protein FliF, which translates to MDFKVLFTQLVTLFTKLSKEQKIIIVSAIVGIVSFLIFMVVFTAQKNTDDKYEILFSSLSSEDAAKVVEHLEKDGVAYKLEDNNVIKVPKNVVYKERITIASMGIPKNKGVGFELFDVQEFGATKFDQDVKYLRALEGELSRTINSLGPIESSSVSLALPKDTLFVAKQVKPTASVMIQMIEGSRLSAKQIRGIKNLVSASVPKLETQNVMLINSEGETLGDEDEMAQMGELSAVQQKFKNKEERKRQRKILEVISPFVGGKKKVVAQVTIEFDFSIKNSKSEVFDPENVVRSEQVSEEKKEGGLSQQIGGVPGTVSNIGPVQGLKSNQPNEKYEKNTGTTNYEVGKTVSTTKSQFARIKRISAAVIIDGKYNYKMDDEGNPTEILEYEKIQESDLEALSSLVSRSIGIDESRGDIVSVKNLQFTRDSSPSEIDGISQAVNFSQTYLTPFSGLFKYLFVMILFLIFYKKVISPFAAKMLEVSKEEDEQNRPTLDIEDDEEEDLVEKVQKMRKKVESQLGVGEGFNEDELKHEVLLEKVRTMVEDAPEEVAALLQSLLTEEEEGAK; encoded by the coding sequence ATGGATTTTAAAGTACTTTTTACACAGTTAGTAACACTTTTTACTAAGTTAAGTAAAGAACAAAAAATAATTATTGTGTCAGCTATTGTTGGGATAGTATCATTTTTGATTTTTATGGTTGTTTTTACTGCTCAAAAAAATACAGATGATAAATACGAAATTCTTTTTAGTTCATTAAGTTCTGAAGATGCGGCTAAGGTTGTAGAGCATCTAGAAAAAGATGGGGTTGCATATAAACTAGAAGACAACAATGTTATAAAAGTACCAAAAAATGTTGTATACAAAGAACGCATAACAATTGCATCTATGGGTATTCCTAAAAACAAAGGTGTTGGTTTTGAGCTTTTTGATGTTCAAGAATTTGGTGCAACTAAGTTTGACCAAGATGTAAAATATCTCCGTGCGTTAGAAGGTGAACTCTCTCGTACAATCAACTCTTTAGGACCAATAGAATCTTCAAGTGTAAGTTTAGCACTTCCAAAAGATACACTTTTTGTTGCTAAACAAGTAAAACCTACTGCTTCTGTTATGATTCAAATGATTGAAGGTAGCAGACTTTCAGCAAAACAGATAAGAGGTATAAAAAATCTAGTTTCAGCATCTGTACCTAAGCTTGAAACACAAAATGTGATGCTTATAAATTCAGAAGGTGAAACTTTAGGTGATGAAGATGAAATGGCACAGATGGGTGAGCTTTCAGCAGTTCAACAAAAGTTTAAAAATAAAGAAGAGAGAAAAAGACAGAGAAAAATTCTAGAAGTTATTTCTCCTTTTGTTGGTGGAAAGAAAAAAGTTGTTGCTCAAGTTACAATAGAATTTGATTTTTCAATAAAAAATTCAAAATCAGAAGTTTTTGATCCAGAAAATGTTGTAAGAAGTGAACAAGTTAGTGAAGAGAAAAAAGAGGGTGGCTTATCCCAGCAAATTGGTGGAGTCCCTGGAACTGTTAGTAATATTGGTCCTGTTCAAGGACTAAAATCAAATCAACCTAATGAAAAGTATGAAAAAAATACAGGTACTACGAACTATGAAGTAGGCAAAACAGTTTCGACAACTAAGTCACAATTTGCTCGAATAAAAAGAATAAGTGCAGCTGTAATAATAGATGGAAAATATAATTATAAAATGGATGATGAAGGCAACCCAACAGAAATTTTAGAATATGAAAAAATACAAGAGAGTGACCTTGAAGCACTTTCTTCTCTTGTTAGTCGCTCAATCGGTATAGATGAATCAAGGGGCGATATAGTTAGTGTTAAGAATTTACAATTTACAAGAGATTCTTCTCCTTCAGAAATAGATGGAATTTCTCAAGCAGTCAACTTTAGCCAAACTTATTTAACTCCTTTTTCTGGTTTGTTTAAGTATTTATTTGTAATGATATTATTTTTGATTTTTTATAAAAAAGTAATATCTCCATTTGCTGCTAAAATGCTTGAAGTTTCAAAAGAAGAAGATGAACAAAATCGTCCAACTTTGGATATAGAAGATGATGAAGAAGAAGACTTGGTCGAAAAAGTACAAAAAATGCGTAAAAAAGTTGAGAGTCAACTTGGTGTAGGAGAAGGATTTAATGAAGATGAACTTAAACATGAAGTGTTATTAGAAAAAGTTAGAACTATGGTAGAAGATGCACCAGAAGAGGTTGCAGCATTACTGCAATCTCTTCTAACTGAAGAAGAAGAAGGAGCTAAATAA
- the fliG gene encoding flagellar motor switch protein FliG, with the protein MNLTPLQQASFDEMSMAEKVAILLMILGEEATASIFSNLSVAAITDVSKYIAGNKSIDKAIGTAILEEFHVIFQSGQFLTAGGMEYARELLYRTLGPEEAKKVLEKLSKSMQNIQNFSYLSKIKPQQLSDFIVTEHPQTIALILAHMDATEAADTIQYFPDDLRSEVAMRMAKLGDISPSVIKRVSAVLESKLESLASYKVEVGGPRAVADIFNRLGAKSAKATLAQVEQVDEEMATLIKEMMFTFEDIVTLDKIAITEILKTVDKKDLMLGLKSSAEELREKFFTAMSERARDAFEEEMQFLGAVKMKDVEGAQRAIVEIVNGLAESGVIQMGSTDEMVE; encoded by the coding sequence ATGAACTTAACTCCATTACAACAAGCATCTTTTGATGAAATGAGTATGGCAGAAAAAGTAGCAATTTTATTAATGATACTTGGTGAAGAGGCTACAGCATCGATTTTTTCAAACTTGAGTGTAGCGGCCATTACCGATGTATCTAAATATATTGCAGGCAATAAAAGTATCGATAAAGCAATAGGAACAGCAATACTAGAAGAGTTTCATGTTATTTTTCAATCTGGCCAGTTTCTTACAGCAGGTGGTATGGAGTATGCGAGAGAATTACTTTATAGAACTCTTGGTCCAGAAGAGGCAAAAAAGGTTTTAGAAAAACTTTCAAAAAGTATGCAAAATATACAAAATTTTTCATATCTTTCAAAAATCAAGCCACAGCAACTCTCAGATTTCATAGTTACAGAACACCCACAAACTATTGCTCTAATATTAGCACATATGGATGCAACAGAAGCAGCAGATACTATACAATACTTTCCTGATGATTTACGCTCTGAAGTTGCTATGAGAATGGCTAAACTTGGAGATATTTCTCCTTCTGTCATAAAAAGAGTTTCTGCAGTTCTTGAGTCTAAGCTTGAGTCACTAGCTTCATATAAAGTTGAAGTTGGTGGTCCTCGTGCAGTTGCAGATATTTTCAATCGTCTTGGTGCAAAATCTGCAAAAGCTACTCTCGCTCAGGTAGAGCAAGTAGATGAAGAAATGGCAACTTTAATTAAAGAAATGATGTTTACTTTTGAAGATATTGTTACTCTTGATAAAATTGCAATAACAGAGATTTTAAAAACTGTGGATAAAAAAGACTTGATGTTAGGACTCAAGTCTTCAGCAGAAGAGTTAAGAGAAAAATTCTTTACTGCAATGAGTGAAAGAGCTAGAGATGCATTTGAAGAGGAGATGCAATTTCTTGGTGCTGTTAAGATGAAAGATGTTGAAGGTGCACAAAGAGCAATAGTTGAAATAGTAAATGGACTTGCGGAATCTGGAGTTATACAGATGGGTTCAACTGATGAAATGGTAGAGTAG
- the fliH gene encoding flagellar assembly protein FliH, which yields MPNVISSENFSKHNVDKYNFKVLSLGLNEESTEEDTFTKESNPGLRDSDIDSSALSNSSKESLIESLMKKTDEMSSNFIKLQMKLESMTEEHKQELEKIKEESFNEGIQTGKEEALKDEEKNLANGLEQFSASVATLENSASEYKKALEGIKSELITAALDIAKEVVNVELDDNSTKIAQILSNELIRELQSASKVTLKVNPKNHGEISQSVGSLEHIEIISDSAVSEGGVIAISDAGNIDSQISKRFERVKRAALSE from the coding sequence ATGCCAAATGTAATATCAAGTGAAAATTTCTCTAAGCATAATGTTGATAAATATAACTTTAAAGTATTAAGTTTAGGATTAAATGAAGAAAGTACAGAAGAAGATACCTTTACTAAAGAAAGTAATCCAGGACTCAGAGATAGTGATATAGATTCAAGCGCTCTAAGTAATTCATCGAAAGAATCTCTAATAGAGTCATTAATGAAAAAAACTGATGAGATGTCATCAAATTTTATAAAATTACAGATGAAACTAGAAAGTATGACAGAAGAACATAAGCAAGAATTAGAAAAAATAAAAGAAGAATCATTTAATGAAGGAATACAAACAGGTAAAGAAGAAGCATTAAAGGATGAAGAGAAAAATCTTGCTAATGGATTAGAACAGTTTAGTGCTTCTGTCGCAACATTAGAAAATAGTGCATCTGAATATAAAAAAGCACTTGAAGGTATCAAGAGTGAATTGATTACCGCAGCACTAGATATTGCTAAAGAAGTTGTAAATGTAGAGCTAGATGACAATTCAACTAAAATAGCACAAATTTTATCAAATGAATTGATAAGAGAGTTACAGAGTGCTTCAAAAGTCACTTTAAAAGTAAATCCAAAAAATCATGGTGAAATATCACAAAGTGTTGGTTCTTTGGAACATATAGAAATCATTTCAGATAGTGCTGTAAGCGAAGGTGGTGTAATTGCCATCAGTGACGCAGGAAATATAGACTCTCAAATATCAAAAAGATTTGAGAGAGTTAAAAGAGCAGCCTTAAGTGAATAG
- the dxs gene encoding 1-deoxy-D-xylulose-5-phosphate synthase: MDIKSKSIKELENICNDIREEILRVVSKNGGHLSSTLGATEIIVAMHKVFDSKKDPFIFDVSHQAYAHKLLTNRWKEFDTLREFGGLCGYTKPCESEHDYFVAGHSSTSISLGVGAAKGIAIKGEEDSRIPVVMIGDGSMTAGMVYEALNELGDRKYPMIIILNDNEMSIAKPIGALSRMLSSAMAGSFYQKFKKHTENFVDNFGDGAHYLAKKMEESLKLITPGIMFEEMGINYIGPVDGHNLKQLISIFQKAKKLGQPVIIHAQTIKGKGYDIAEGKEEKWHGVGPFDLNDGSSSKKSSEKSATQIYTESLLHLAKENEKIVGATAAMPSGTGLSELLEAYPNRFWDVAIAEQHAVTSMSALAKEGFKPFCTIYSTFLQRGYDQVIHDTCLMDLPVVFALDRAGIVGEDGETHQGVFDISFLRAIPNMTLFAPRDEKSFHQAMSFASKYEHPCSLRYPRGSFIKTHLIESNEFKLGISQLLLSNDSDILFIGYGNGVGRAYETSILLKQDVSILDLRFVKPLDKEMLKNMSKKHKKWFIFSDSSKMGGVASAILEFLAQEKITGIEVESFEYEDKFITHGNTKLVEESLRILPSQLALRVQELL; this comes from the coding sequence ATGGATATTAAGTCAAAAAGCATAAAAGAGCTAGAAAATATTTGTAATGATATAAGAGAAGAAATATTAAGAGTAGTTAGTAAAAATGGTGGTCATCTTAGTTCAACCCTTGGTGCAACAGAAATAATAGTAGCGATGCATAAGGTATTTGACTCAAAAAAAGACCCTTTTATTTTTGATGTATCTCATCAGGCATATGCACACAAGTTATTAACCAATAGATGGAAAGAGTTTGATACTTTGCGAGAATTTGGTGGTTTATGTGGTTACACAAAACCATGTGAGTCTGAGCATGATTATTTTGTAGCAGGGCATAGTTCTACATCTATATCTCTAGGAGTTGGTGCTGCAAAAGGCATCGCTATTAAAGGGGAAGAGGACTCAAGAATCCCTGTTGTTATGATAGGTGATGGTTCTATGACTGCTGGAATGGTATATGAAGCATTAAACGAATTAGGCGATAGAAAATACCCTATGATTATCATACTTAATGATAATGAGATGAGTATCGCAAAACCTATTGGGGCATTAAGTAGAATGCTTAGTTCCGCAATGGCTGGTTCTTTTTACCAAAAGTTTAAAAAACATACTGAAAATTTTGTTGATAACTTTGGAGATGGAGCACATTATCTTGCAAAAAAAATGGAAGAGAGTTTAAAGTTAATAACTCCTGGGATAATGTTTGAAGAGATGGGAATAAACTATATTGGACCCGTTGATGGACATAACCTTAAGCAACTAATATCAATTTTCCAAAAAGCAAAAAAACTAGGTCAGCCTGTAATTATACATGCTCAAACTATTAAAGGTAAGGGTTATGATATTGCTGAGGGTAAAGAAGAAAAATGGCATGGAGTTGGTCCATTTGATTTGAATGATGGAAGCAGTTCTAAAAAAAGTTCTGAGAAAAGTGCTACTCAAATTTATACAGAGTCTTTACTCCATTTAGCAAAAGAAAATGAAAAAATTGTTGGTGCTACTGCCGCTATGCCAAGTGGAACTGGACTTAGTGAACTCTTAGAAGCTTATCCAAATAGATTTTGGGATGTAGCGATTGCAGAACAACATGCAGTAACTTCAATGAGTGCTTTAGCAAAAGAAGGCTTTAAACCTTTTTGTACAATTTACTCAACTTTTTTACAGCGTGGGTATGATCAAGTGATTCATGATACCTGTTTGATGGATTTACCTGTTGTTTTTGCACTTGACCGTGCAGGAATAGTTGGAGAAGATGGAGAAACACATCAGGGTGTTTTTGACATATCTTTTTTAAGAGCAATTCCAAACATGACACTTTTTGCTCCAAGAGATGAAAAATCATTTCATCAGGCAATGTCTTTTGCATCTAAGTATGAGCACCCATGTTCTTTAAGATATCCAAGAGGTTCATTTATCAAAACTCATTTGATAGAATCAAATGAGTTTAAGCTAGGAATTTCGCAGCTTCTTCTTTCAAATGATAGTGATATTCTTTTTATAGGTTATGGTAATGGGGTAGGTCGTGCTTATGAAACATCAATCTTATTAAAACAAGATGTTAGTATTTTAGATTTAAGATTTGTAAAACCATTAGATAAAGAGATGCTAAAAAATATGTCAAAAAAACATAAAAAATGGTTTATTTTTTCTGATAGTTCTAAAATGGGTGGAGTTGCTAGTGCTATATTAGAATTTTTAGCCCAAGAAAAAATTACTGGTATAGAGGTTGAGAGTTTTGAGTATGAGGATAAGTTTATCACTCATGGAAACACAAAACTTGTTGAAGAATCATTGAGAATCTTACCAAGTCAATTAGCATTAAGAGTGCAAGAGTTACTTTAA
- the pgeF gene encoding peptidoglycan editing factor PgeF → MQFYHSKLLSNISNITHAFTTIQSGNLAFHVNDEINNVNINHINLSKKLNYNKQSLIHMKQIHSKTVHTVDANDNFNNAPTCDALITDKINTPLMVMVADCSPLLFFDTKKNVIAVAHAGREGTFSNIVKNVINSFKENYNSNPKDIIVSIGASIKKCCYEVGDEIYKESCSLNLNYAIEKKDESYYLDISKILKTQLLDAGVEEKNIEISTECSCCEEDKVNSEAREGSLGYKYFSYRANKKSGRFCGVIFLK, encoded by the coding sequence ATGCAATTCTATCATAGTAAACTATTAAGTAATATATCAAATATCACACATGCTTTTACAACTATACAATCTGGGAACCTTGCCTTTCATGTAAATGATGAGATAAACAATGTTAATATAAACCATATAAATTTATCTAAAAAATTAAACTACAATAAACAATCACTCATTCACATGAAACAAATTCATTCAAAAACAGTTCATACAGTAGATGCAAACGACAATTTTAATAATGCACCAACTTGTGATGCTCTCATAACAGATAAAATAAATACCCCGTTAATGGTAATGGTTGCTGATTGTTCACCTTTACTTTTTTTTGATACTAAAAAAAATGTTATCGCTGTCGCTCACGCTGGAAGAGAAGGCACATTTAGTAATATCGTTAAAAATGTAATCAATTCTTTTAAAGAAAATTATAATTCAAATCCCAAAGATATAATTGTTTCCATTGGGGCAAGTATAAAAAAATGCTGTTATGAAGTTGGAGATGAAATATATAAAGAATCTTGTTCACTCAACTTGAACTATGCCATAGAGAAAAAAGATGAAAGTTACTACTTAGATATTAGTAAAATTTTAAAAACTCAACTTCTAGATGCAGGAGTAGAGGAAAAAAACATAGAGATATCTACGGAGTGCAGTTGCTGTGAAGAAGACAAGGTGAATAGCGAAGCAAGAGAAGGTAGCCTGGGCTATAAATATTTTTCATATAGAGCAAATAAAAAGAGTGGAAGATTTTGTGGAGTTATTTTTTTAAAGTAA
- the ovoA gene encoding 5-histidylcysteine sulfoxide synthase codes for MNNLSRYPLTLSGNNIEKKRQEIKEYFHNTFNLYEKVFELLKNDDVFYTKSEVTRHPMIFYFGHTATFFVNKLINMKIINKRINADFESTFAVGVDEMAWDDTNTKNYAWPSVDEVREYRVKVKELIDELVMTLPLALPIKQDSDMWIILMGIEHERIHIETSLVLHRQMPIDCIKEVSSFRECTHNGIAPKNEMLDIEAQNIRLGKDKSHNLYGWDNEYGEYEEEVGEFKASKFLVSNEEFMKFVDANGYEKHEYWDKEGLEYLKNSNAKFPVFWVRKNDKFYYRTLSKIIELPMNFPVEVNALEAEAYCRYKSSEDNVTYLLPSEAEYRAIYNRSNLQDLPEFHESRANLNFYHYASCCPVDEFSFNGIYDVVGNVWQWSRTSIFGFDGFEVHEAYDDFSVPTFDGKHALIVGSSWASSGNLIMKHSRYAFRKHFPQFSGFRYVVLNSIDAKVSAPRTLASGHIYESDELVSQYCEFQYGDEHFGVKNFAIEMAKIASKYSSKKAKALDLGCATGRATFELAKSFDKVEGIDFSVRFVQVGSKLKEDGFVAFHTKQEGEIVENKKLTIKELGYDELRKKVSFWQGDACNLKQNFNSYDMIMATNLIDRLYNPRLFLDTIDERLNKDGILIIASPYTWQESSTKKELWLGGYIDANGENIKTIDSLKEILLEKFKLIHLQDLEFVIKETQRKYQHTISEVSVWKKR; via the coding sequence TTGAACAATCTTAGTAGATACCCTTTAACACTTAGTGGGAATAATATAGAAAAAAAACGACAAGAGATAAAAGAGTATTTTCACAATACATTTAACCTTTATGAAAAAGTATTTGAACTTTTAAAAAATGATGATGTATTTTATACAAAGTCAGAAGTGACTCGTCATCCAATGATATTTTATTTCGGTCACACGGCAACTTTTTTTGTAAATAAACTAATCAATATGAAGATAATAAACAAAAGAATAAATGCAGATTTTGAATCTACTTTTGCTGTTGGTGTAGATGAGATGGCATGGGATGATACAAATACGAAAAACTATGCTTGGCCTAGTGTTGATGAAGTTAGAGAGTATAGAGTTAAAGTAAAAGAGTTAATAGATGAGTTGGTAATGACTTTACCTTTAGCGCTACCTATAAAGCAAGACTCTGATATGTGGATAATTTTGATGGGTATAGAACATGAAAGAATTCATATAGAAACTTCACTCGTTTTACATAGGCAGATGCCAATTGATTGTATAAAAGAAGTCTCTTCTTTTAGAGAATGTACACATAATGGTATAGCTCCAAAAAATGAAATGCTAGATATAGAAGCTCAAAATATAAGATTAGGTAAAGATAAATCTCATAATTTATATGGTTGGGATAATGAGTACGGAGAGTACGAAGAAGAGGTTGGAGAGTTTAAAGCTTCAAAATTTTTAGTCTCAAATGAAGAGTTTATGAAGTTTGTAGATGCTAATGGTTATGAAAAACATGAATATTGGGATAAAGAAGGTTTAGAATATTTAAAAAATTCAAATGCTAAATTTCCAGTTTTTTGGGTAAGAAAAAATGATAAATTTTATTACAGGACTTTAAGTAAAATTATAGAGTTACCAATGAATTTTCCAGTAGAGGTAAATGCTCTTGAGGCAGAGGCGTATTGCAGATATAAAAGTTCAGAGGATAATGTCACATATTTGCTACCAAGTGAAGCAGAATATAGAGCTATTTATAATCGTTCAAACTTACAAGATTTACCAGAATTTCATGAGAGTAGAGCAAATTTAAATTTTTACCATTATGCAAGTTGTTGTCCTGTAGATGAGTTTAGTTTTAATGGCATCTATGATGTAGTTGGAAATGTTTGGCAATGGAGTAGAACATCAATTTTTGGTTTTGATGGCTTTGAAGTACATGAGGCTTATGATGACTTTTCTGTTCCTACTTTTGATGGTAAGCATGCACTTATAGTAGGCTCATCATGGGCAAGTAGTGGAAATTTAATTATGAAACATTCTCGTTACGCTTTTAGAAAACATTTTCCTCAATTTTCTGGATTTAGATATGTTGTTTTAAACAGTATAGATGCTAAAGTTAGTGCCCCAAGGACACTTGCTTCGGGGCATATTTATGAAAGCGATGAACTTGTATCTCAGTACTGTGAATTTCAATATGGAGATGAGCATTTTGGAGTAAAAAACTTTGCTATTGAGATGGCAAAAATAGCTTCAAAATACTCAAGTAAAAAAGCAAAAGCACTTGATTTGGGTTGTGCAACGGGTAGGGCAACTTTTGAACTTGCAAAAAGTTTTGATAAGGTTGAAGGCATAGACTTTTCTGTTCGTTTTGTTCAAGTTGGCTCAAAGTTAAAAGAAGATGGTTTTGTAGCTTTTCATACAAAACAAGAAGGTGAGATAGTAGAAAATAAAAAGCTTACAATAAAAGAATTAGGATATGATGAATTAAGAAAAAAAGTTTCATTTTGGCAAGGTGATGCCTGTAATTTAAAGCAAAATTTTAACTCTTATGACATGATAATGGCAACAAATCTTATAGATAGACTTTATAACCCAAGACTCTTTTTAGACACAATAGATGAAAGATTAAATAAAGATGGAATTTTGATAATAGCATCTCCATATACTTGGCAAGAGAGTTCTACAAAAAAAGAGCTTTGGCTTGGTGGCTATATAGATGCAAATGGTGAAAATATTAAAACCATAGATAGCTTAAAAGAGATACTTTTAGAAAAGTTTAAACTTATTCATTTACAAGATTTAGAATTTGTTATAAAAGAAACTCAACGAAAGTATCAACACACAATCTCAGAAGTTAGTGTTTGGAAAAAAAGATGA
- a CDS encoding PatB family C-S lyase codes for MKYNFSSSASRQNTNAEKYTLREELFGTEDIMPVWVADMDIDTPEFVLDAVKERLKHPIVGYEEVPSSAFEAQIKWIKDKHGIEFELKDMLYSHSVVASMSLAIDAFSDIGDKVIVQTPIYPPFFYSVKEYKRELLKNPLKQDSNGRYTFDIDDLKSKIDTNTKLLLLCSPHNPVGRVWSKDELEEILQICLKHNIVVFSDEIHSDLVYHPHKHIPFASLNKQARDITITAIGVGKTFNMAGFAMSSVAITNKKLRDKYKQSYNRVHFAQGSVLSHVAFEAAYKNGDEWNKELLEHLNKNYQSLKKLCEKYERKIKILPIEATYLAWLDCRGMNLSDKKLRIFFVEQAKLGLNAGLSFGREGSGFMRLNFAISTLQMLEVIKRLDKALRIN; via the coding sequence ATGAAATATAACTTTTCTTCCTCAGCATCTAGACAAAATACAAATGCAGAAAAATATACTTTAAGAGAAGAATTGTTTGGCACAGAAGATATTATGCCTGTTTGGGTTGCAGATATGGATATAGACACACCAGAGTTTGTACTAGACGCGGTTAAAGAGAGGCTAAAGCATCCAATTGTTGGCTATGAAGAGGTTCCATCAAGTGCATTTGAAGCTCAGATAAAATGGATAAAAGATAAACATGGCATAGAGTTTGAGCTTAAAGATATGTTATATTCTCACTCTGTTGTGGCATCTATGAGTTTGGCAATTGATGCTTTTAGTGATATTGGCGATAAAGTTATAGTCCAAACTCCAATATATCCTCCATTCTTTTATAGTGTAAAAGAGTATAAAAGAGAGTTGTTAAAAAACCCTCTAAAGCAAGATTCTAATGGTAGATATACCTTTGATATAGATGATTTAAAATCAAAGATAGATACCAATACAAAACTTTTACTTTTATGCTCCCCGCATAATCCAGTTGGAAGAGTTTGGTCAAAAGATGAATTAGAAGAGATATTACAAATTTGTCTTAAGCATAATATAGTAGTTTTTAGTGATGAAATTCATTCAGATTTAGTCTATCATCCACATAAACATATACCTTTTGCATCTTTAAATAAACAAGCAAGAGATATAACTATAACAGCTATTGGTGTTGGAAAAACATTTAACATGGCTGGTTTTGCTATGAGTAGTGTTGCCATTACAAATAAAAAACTTAGAGATAAGTATAAACAGAGCTATAATCGTGTTCATTTTGCACAAGGAAGTGTACTTAGCCATGTAGCATTTGAAGCAGCATATAAGAACGGAGATGAGTGGAACAAAGAGTTGTTGGAGCATCTAAACAAAAACTATCAAAGTTTAAAAAAATTATGTGAAAAATATGAAAGAAAAATAAAAATACTACCTATAGAAGCAACTTATTTAGCATGGTTAGATTGTAGAGGAATGAACCTTAGTGACAAAAAATTAAGAATATTTTTTGTTGAGCAAGCAAAGCTTGGACTTAATGCGGGTCTTAGTTTTGGAAGAGAAGGAAGTGGGTTTATGAGGCTTAATTTCGCTATTTCAACTTTGCAAATGCTAGAAGTAATTAAGCGATTAGACAAAGCACTTAGGATAAACTAA
- a CDS encoding uracil-DNA glycosylase, with the protein MKRINCRRCIHYFVTWEKDKPHGCKAYGFKAQQIPSIVVFQSSGSDCNLFKAKPLAK; encoded by the coding sequence ATGAAAAGAATTAATTGTAGAAGATGCATACACTATTTTGTAACTTGGGAAAAAGATAAACCTCATGGTTGTAAAGCTTATGGTTTTAAAGCACAACAAATTCCATCTATTGTCGTTTTTCAAAGCAGTGGAAGTGACTGTAATCTCTTTAAAGCAAAGCCTCTTGCCAAATAA